A stretch of DNA from Candidatus Methylomirabilota bacterium:
CGACGAGCTGTACGATCTCGAGACCGATCCGTTCGAGCTACGCAATCTGAACCGGAGCCGGTCCCACGCGCGCGTACGCGAGAAGCTCCGCCGGGAGCTGGGGCGGCTCGTGGTCGAGGCGCTGGGCATCTAGCCGGGCGCCTCTCGACACGCTGCTCGTGACCGCAAACGCAGGATCCGACGGAGCTCGTGGGAGGCGATGCAAGGGCCACCGGAGTCGAATCGATCGATGAAGGGCAAGCGCTCCTCCGGACCGCGCAGCCCCGCCGCCAGCCCGGAGGCGGGATCCCGCTTGCTCGACGAGGAGGCGGACGCCATGGCCGATGCCATTGTTCGGACGCTTCAGCCGAAGCCGGCATCCTGATCACTGCCGACGAGAGCCGAAGAGCGCCAAAGCGACCTTCAACGATTTTCCTTGTTGGTGCCGCCCAGCCGCACGGAGCGGAGGCCGAAGTAGTGGGCGACGCTCCAGTTCTCCCAATAGGCGGGGTCCTGGCGGAGCTCGAAATAGCTGATGTACAACTGCGGCCGGGCCGGTAGCGGTTCCACCACCGCGTCTTGCTCGGCGCGCGCCTGCGCGGCCTCGAGCGATCGCCACCGGTCCCGCATCGCCTTGCTGTAGACAGGCGCGGTCCGATGCAGGTCTCCGAGCGCTTTCCACGTGTTGCCGGTCAGAAGCATGGCGACGACGAAGATCACGGCGGCCACCCGGCACATCAGCGGCCGCACGCCCAGGCGTGGATGTTCCCGCATGGCGATCAGCCGGGCCAGCATCACGAGGACCCAAAACCACCCCGCGAGGAAGACCAGATAGATGCCGTTCCGCGTGCGGGCGGGCATGTTGATACCGATCGCCCAACTCCCCGCCGCGTAGGCCGCGACGAGGGCCACGACCCACGTCAGCGCGACGATCACCACGTCTCGTGCGGTGCCGTCGCGCCCGGGCCGGAGCCCGGTCAGGGCCTGCGGCGCCAACATCAGCAGCAACGCCGTGCCCATCAGCAGCCGGATATCGAGCACCCAAGATATGACGTCCCGGATGCCTTGCGTGACCGTCAACCGGAGCGCGACGTCGAGCTTTCCCGCGAGCCGGAACTCGGCTCGGCGCACGGCGTTGCCCGGGGCGAGATACACGACCAGGAACCCGACGAGCGCGGCCACCACACAGACCGCCCAGATCCAGCGGCGCGGATCGCGTGCGAGCCACGCTCGGAGCGCCCCGCCGACGAGGACGATGCACACCAGCAGGCCGAAGAGCTCGTGGAACCCGGTGGCCAGCACCGTCAGCAGGCTCAATCCTGCGCCGATGGCGACCGAGCCGTGCATCGTCGGCGCCGGCTGCCGAAGGAGGCCGGCCAGCAGCAGCAGCGATACGCTGAGCCCGGCGAACGTGCTGTCGCCGCCGGTCAGCCAATAGATACTCTCTCCCGGGTGAGGCATTCCCGCCCAGTAGAGCGCGAGCGCGGCGGCGGTCAAGGCGAGGCGCTGGCCGCGGGCGGTACCGATCCCCGCGGCCAGCAGGAGCAGGTAGAGCCCACCGGCGAGCAGCGCGGGGTTGATCATCAACAGCAGCGGATAGAGCCGCACGAGGTCGAACGACGACGTCAGGAAGTAGTCCAGGCCGGTCGAGGCCCAACGACCGGTCCAGGTGAAGTACTCGAGGATCGTGGCGGAGACGACACCCTGCGTGCGGCCCTTGTAGGCGCGGGCAAAGTCGTCGGCCAAGGGGTGAGCGTAAAAGAACAACGTCGAGGCCACCACGAGCACGGCGGCGATGCCAGACATGCAGAGCCACTTCTCCCCGCGAAGGGCTCGGGCGTCGAGGTCCACGAGGCCGAAGGGGCGCGTAGCAGGCGCCTCCCGGCCCGAGACACCGGTGTCAGCCATGCTGGCTACTGCGAACGAAGTCGCGGTGAATTCAATATTCCCAGCCGATTGCCGGCAGCAAGCATACAGCCAGGCGAAGCAGCGCGTCTCTCTTTTTGCCGTCGAGTCCGCGCGAGCTTTGGCGATGTCGCCAATGGCATACACCGGACCGCCTGCGTTCCGTCTGCGTGTAACATTCTGCGCAAATCCACGTCCGGGAGCACGAACGATAGGGGGTCAGGGGTCCCCGGGGCGTCTACGGCCGGATGTTCTGGTTGAGACGGAACAGGTTCGTCGGGTCGTAGGTCCGCTTGAGCGCGCGCAGCCGCTCGTACTTTCTGTCCCCGTACGCGGCCCGCACTCGGTCCTGCCCCTCCTCGCCCAGGAAGTTCACGTAGACACGGCCGGTGGAGTACGGGCGGATCACCTCCCAGAAATTCCGGGTCCACGCCATGCAGGCCGGCGCCCGCTCGGGGTCGGACCAGACCGCGTCGATGTTCACCGCGTGCCCGGCCCGCCGGTCCTCGAACGCCGAGGCTTCGGGATCTTCCCTCGCGACGGCCCCGCCGAGATGGAAGATGATCGTGTACGACTCCGGGGTGGCCGCACGCCAGGCGTGCTCGGCCAGCGTCGCGATCAGCGGGTCGCTGAGCGCCGCCACGTACTCCGACTTCCAGTAATACCCGCGCCCGTGCGGCACCCCGGGGTCGAGCAGGGCCTGGTGCCCGACGTACGGCGCCGGGCGGATCGTGTCGGCCAGCGGCGGGCCGATCCGGCGCAGTCCAGCGATCGCGTGCTCGCCCTCGTCGAGCGAGCCGGCGTAGCACACGCCGATGATCACGACGGGCTGCCCGTGGACCGACGCCGGCAGGAACGGGGCGGCCGGGGCCGTGGTCAGCACGACAATGGTCATCAGCTCGTCGGGGGCCGTCGCCACCCACTCCCGGTAGGAGGCGAGCACCTCGCGCGCCCTGGCGGCAGGGTAGAGGGACACGCCGGCGAGGACGGTCGGGCCGACCGGATGCAGGCGATACTCGAACGACGTCACCACGCCGAAGTTGCCGCCGCCGCCGCGAAGACCCCAGAAGAGGTCGGGGTGCTCGTCGGCGCTGGCACGCAGGAACTCCCCGTCCGCGGTGACCACGTCCGCCGAGAGCAGGTTGTCGATGGTGAGCCCGTAGCGGCGCATGAGCCAGCCCAGGCCCCCGCCGAGGGTGAGACCTCCGATCCCGGTGTGGGTCACGATGCCGCCCGGAGTGGCGAGGCCGAAGGCCTGGGTTTCGCGGTCGACCTCGCCCCAGAGCAGCCCAGGCTGCGCCTGCGCGGTCCGCGTGACGGGATCGACCCGGAGGCCCTTCATCGGGGATAGGTCGATGACGATGCCGCCGTCGCACGTCGCGGTGCCGCCCACGTTGTGGCCGCCGCCGCGCACGGCGACAACCAGCTGCCGCTCGCGGGCGAACCGCACGGCGGCCCGGACGTCGGCGACGCCGGTGCAGCGCGCGACGAGCGCGGGTCGTCGTCCGCTTCGACTTCCGCGGCGCGCCGGCCACCATGCGGTGCTCGCGGACGTGGTGGCTCCTCCTCGCCCGGTCGGAGGTCGATCTCTGTCTGAAGGACCCCGGCTTCCCGGTCGACGTCGTCGTGACCGCGGATCTGAAGACGCTCACCCGGGTGTGGATGGGCGACGTCCCCCTGGCCGCAGCGCTCCGTGCCGGCTCGATCTGGCTCGAAGGGTCACCGTCCCTCGTCCGCGGCTTCCCGACCTGGCTCCGGCTGAGCAGCTTCGCCCGCGTCGAGCGGGTCGCGACCCCGGCCGCCGTGCGGTGAACGCGGTTGGATCTCACCCTTGCCGACCAGCTGCCCAGCGGGAGTCCGCCAACGTAATGCTCGCCAACGTGATGCTCAACGAGGCGTGGCCGTAGCCCAGTTAGACTCCGCGATAGCGCTTCGAATCCCAAATGATTACGGAATACTGCCATCGCCACGCGCTCGGGGCACCCGCACGGAAGGGAACTGATGCTGATGCGGTCTGACACGCTCGGATATTGGCGGGGATAACGCGGGCGCTTCACGGAGGGCGCCAGGTTCCTGCGGAAGTCCCCGGCCAATCAGCCTCCCACGGCCCGTGTGACTGGCTACTGATCCCCTTTTGGCTGTATAGTCCGTGCCGGGCAGCCTGAACGGGCCGCTTGCCCACCGCTCCGAAAAGAGAATAATCGCCAGCGGCGCCGCGAGATCTGCGGGGCCGTTCCAGAGAGAGGGACCGCCATGGGTGCGTCAGGCACTCCGATCGAACTCCGTTTTGAAGCACCAGGGCCAGGAACCTGGAAGCAAGACGCTGTGCACCTCCCGCGCCCGATGACGCGCTACTTCCAGGAGACGCATCCCCCCTCTTTCAAGACGGGCACTAACGACTTCGCCCGCTTCTACGGGATGCTCATCGACGGCCTCCAGATCGCCTACGTCAACGGCTTCGGCTACAACCAGATGCTGCCGGCTCCGGACGCCGAAGTCCCGGAGCGCTACCAGCGCGCTGAACAAGTCTTCGCGCAGAAGCTCTGGCGGGAGCAGCTTCGCGAGTGGGACGAGAATTGCAAGCCGTCCTCCATTGCCAGGCACCGGGAGCTGCAGGCGGTCAGTCCGGACGCTCTTTCCGACGCGGAGCTGGTCGACTACCTGACGCGCTGCCGCGACCACCATTCGGCCATGATCACCCAGCACATGCGCTTCACGGCCGGTGCCGTGCTCCCGACGGGAGACTTCCTCGCGCACGTTGGGGACTGGACGGGCCTGCCGCCGTCCGAGCTGCTGGGCTTGATGCGCGGTTCGGCAGTGGTGTCTGCGGGGGGCTCCGACCAGATGGAGCGCCTGAAGCGGGCGTTCGCCCAGGACCCCGCTGCGCGTGAGGTCCTAGCATCCGACGGCGATCCCGCACAGGTGCTCGCGGGCCTCCGTGGGCTCGGGGACGAAGCCGGCGCGGCGGTGTCCGGCTACCTCGACTTGGTCGGCAACCGCCTCATCGACGGCTTCGACATCGCCGAGCCCTCGGCGCTCGAAATGCCGGACGCGCTCCTCAGAGCCATCCGCATCGCCGTGTCCGCAGAAGCCAGGGGGTCCTCGGACGTCGACGCCCGCATTGCTGAAGTCCGCGCCCAGGTCCCCGCGGCGCACCAGGCCGAGTTCGACGAGCTGCTCGGCGAGGCCCGCCTCACCTACCGTCTCCGCGACGAGCGTGGCGTGTACAGTGACATCTGGGCGTCGGGCCTCATGCGGCGCGCCGCCCTTGCGGCGGGCCGGCGGGTCGCGAGCCGCGGCCGCATCGCCACTCCCCAGCAGATGCTGGACGCCCGCCTCGACGAGATGTGCGCGCTCGTCGCCGGCACCGGTGGCCCGTCTGCGGACGAGCTGGCCGAGCGCGCCGAATACCGCACGACCTACACCGCCAAAGACGTCCCGCCGTTGCTTGGCCCGCCCGAGCCGCCCCCCCTCGACCTCGCCACCCTGCCCCCATCGGCCGGTCGCCTCATGCGCGCGACCTTCATCGCCTTGGGCCACCTCTTCGGCAGCTCCGAGGCGCAGAACGAGGAGAGGGTTCTCTACGGGCTGGCGGCGAGCAAGGGCGTCTACGAAGGGCCCGCGCGCCGCGTCTCCGGCCCCTCCGAGTTCGGCCGGATCGGCAAGGGCGACGTGCTGGTCACCGAGTCGACGACCGAGGCCTTCAACATCCTGCTCCCGCTCCTCGGCGGGATCGTCACCGACAACGGCGGCCTCCTTTCGCATGCGGCGATCGTCTCGCGCGAGTACGGCATCCCCGGCGTCGTCGGGACCCGCGAGGCGACGGAACGCATCGCCGACGGCGTCCTGGTCCGCGTCGACGGGGACGCGGGCGAGGTCACGGTGCTCGGGTGAAAAAGGTCGTCTCCCTCGCGAAGGCGCGCGAGACATCGCTCTACGGGTCGAAGGCCGTGGGGCTCGGCGACGCCGCGCGCCAGGGCCTCCCGGTCCCGCCCGGCGTGGCCCTTTCGGGCGACTTGGTCGAGTCCGTTGCCTCGGGGGAGAGCAAGGCGATTGAACAGGTGGCGAAGGCGATCGCCGCCCTGCCGCCCCCGTTCGCCGTCCGGTCGTCAGCCGTCGACGAAGACGGCGCGGCGGCGAGCTTCGCCGGCCAGCACCTCAGCGTGCTCAACGTCCATTCGGCGGCTGATGTTCCCGGCGCCGTCCGCGAGGTCTGGTGGTCTGCGAACTCGGACTCGGCCATCACCTACCGCCAGCGTGTCGGCCTGTTCACCCGGCCGAGCGTCGGCGTCGTCGTCCAGACGCTCCTCAACCCCACCGTCGCCGGGGTCATGTTCACCGAACACCCGGTCACCGGCGCCGATGAGCGCCTGATCGAAGCGAGTTGGGGCCTCGGTGAAGCCGTGGTTGCCGGCCTCGTCGTCCCGGACCACTTCCGCCTCGACCGCTCCGGCCAAGTGCTGGAGCGCAAGGTCGGGCGCAAGCGCATCGCGATCCGCTCGCTCCCGAACGGGGGGACCTTCGAGCAGCACCTGCCACCCGCGCAGGTGAACCAGCTCTGCCTCGGCGACGCCGAGCTCGCGGCCTTGGGCGAGCTCGCCCTGCACTGCGAGAAGGTCTACGGCCCACGGCGTGACATCGAATGGGCGTTCCAGGATGGAGCGCTCTACCTCCTCCAGTGCCGTGCCGTCACCACCGGAAAGGCGCACAGCCAGGCACCACCGCCCGGCCCGCCTCCGCGCAACCCCGTGGCCGCCCTCCGGCGCGTCCAGCTCTTCGCCGACATGGACCGGAGGCAGGTCGAGCAAATCGCCCGTCTGCTCAAGGAACGTCCCTTCAAGAAGGGCGAGACCGTCATCATGGAGGGCTCCGGGGGCGCCGCCTTCTTCCTCATTGACTCCGGGGAGGCCACGGTCTCGCGCAAAGGCGTCGATCTCGCCACCCTGGGACCGGGTGATTACTTCGGCGAGATCGCCCTGATCGACGGTGGTCCCCGCTCGGCCACGGTAACCGCGGCGACCGACCTGATTTGCTACGGGCTCACGTTCTGGGAGTTTCGCCCGCTGGTCGAACGGAACGGCGCCACCGGATGGAAGCTCCTGCAGGCGCTAGCGAAGCGGTTGCGCGCCGCCGACCCGACCTAAGCAGCGAACCTTCAGCCTCGTCGACGAACCGACCGGCAAGCCCGGACACAAGGGTTGGCAGTCAGATGACACCCACCTCGAAGTTGAGCCGAGTCGATTTCGGTGATTGCGGGCCCCCGCAACCATGAAGGACGAGGGGGTTAGCGGACGACGGCCAGGATCTGAGTCATTCTGAGAAGGAATCACGATTCCTGCGATTGGGCCGCGCCGTGACGGGCCGCGTGCTCATCGTCGCCTATACCGTGAGGAGGCGAGACGATGACGAGAGCATCCGTATCATCAGCGCGCGCCGGGCGAGCCGCAAAGAGCGTGCGGCCTACGCGGCGGCGTCGGGGGATTGACTTCTCGGAGATTCCAGAGGCCTCTGCGGCGCAGCTCCGGGCGATGCGTCGGGTAGGACGGCCACCGTTGGGCGCCGAGCCCCGGCGACTGATCGCGATTCGGATCGACCCGGCGGTTCTCGCTGCGGTCCGCCGGGAAGCGAAGCGACGAAGATTGGGCTACCAATCGCTTATCAACGACTTGCTGGCAAAGCATGTCGCACGAGTGCGTACCGCCTGAGATCTAACTATAACCAGCTCGGTCGGTGGGCTGCGTCTGAGGAGGGACGGCCATGGCCGATGTTCCCGAAACTCGCTACGCCAAGAGCGGCGACACCCACATCGCCTATCAGGTGATCGGCAGCGGACCGCTGGACGTCGTCTGGGTGCCGGGCTTCGTGTCGCACGTGGAGGCTCAGTGGCAGAACCCGGCGCAGGCGCGCATGATGCGCCGGCTCGCCTCGTTCTCGCGCCTGATCGTCTTTGACAAGCCTGGGACCGGGATGTCTGATCGCTTCGAGGCCATTCCGACGCTCGTTTGGTCGCTAGCCATCGCCATATCGACATCGTCCCGGCGACGCCATTCGGCACGCCCCACACCGATGTCGTGCCGCCGAGATGTCCGTGGATTGTCCCGCCAGCGCGCCTTCCAATTCTTAACTTCGGCGCTAAAATCTTGCAAACCCGTGGAAGGGGGGCCGACGATGGAAGAGGTGAGGAAGGGGAGATGATCGAGCGGGCCGGTTGTCCAGGGGTGGCGGCGGGTCTCGAGGTCGAGAAGCCGACTCCGAACCTCGGGGCCGCTGATTGATACTGTCGGTTCTCGATCTCGCTCCCATCCTTCAGGGCGGCACGCCGGCGGAGGCCTTCCGCCACTCGCTGCGGCTGGCGCAGCACGCGGAGCAGCTGGGCTACCGGCGGTTCTGGCTGGCCGAGCATCACAACATGCCCGGGATCGGCAGCGCGGCCACCTCCGTGCTCATCGGCCACGTGGGGGCCGGCACCTCGCGCATCCGGATCGGCGCCGGGGGCATCATGCTGCCGAACCATGCGCCGCTGCAGGTGGCCGAGCAGTTTGGCACGCTGGAGGCGCTGTTCCCCGGGCGCATCGATCTCGGCCTGGGGCGCGCCCCGGGCACGGACCAGGCCGCCGCGTTCGCCCTGCGGCGCACACTGCGCGTCGATCCCAACAACTTCCCCAACGACGTGCTCGAGGTGATGGAGTTCCTGGCCGACCCGCGACCGGGGCAGGCCGTGCACGCGGTGCCCGGCGCCGGCCTGCGGGTGCCCATCTGGATTCTCGGGTCCAGCACGTTCGGCGCCGAGGTGGCCGCGGCGCTGGGTCTGCCGTTCGCCTTCGCCTCGCACTTCGCGCCCGCGATGCTCCTCGAGGCGATCGGCATCTATCGGGAGCGCTTCCGGCCCTCGGCCCAGCTGGCCGCTCCGTACGTGATGCTGGGGGTGAACGTGGTGGCGGCGGACACCGAGGACGAGGCGCGGTTCCTGGCCTCGTCGGGGCGCCAGTCGTTCGCCGCCCTGCGCTCCGGTCGGCCGATCCAGCTGCCGCCGCCGTCGAAGGAGTGGGAGCGCGACCTGCGCGATGCCGGCGATCCGCTCCGGCGGTCGCGCGTCTCGTTCGTCGGCGCGCCGGGCACCGTGGCCGCGGAGATGCGCGAGTTCGTGGAGCGCACGCAGGCCGACGAGCTGATGGTCGTGTCGCACATCTACGATCAGCCGGCCCGCCTGCGGTCCTACGAGATCGCCGCGGCCGCGATGACCGAGTCGCCGAGCGGCCGGCCCTCCTGATCAACCGTGCTGTCGCGCTTCGAACTCGGCGAACTCGCCCATGAAGGGCGCGGCGATGTCCGCGTTGACCTTGCAGTCCAGAAGGATGGGGCCGTCCGGCTTGCCCAGCACCGGTCCGAGCGCGCGCAGGTCGTCCAGGCTGCGGATCGTGTACGCCTGAAACCCGAACGCCTCCGCCACCGCCGCGAACTCCACGTCCGGAAACACCGACTTGCCGACGGGGAGCTTGCGCAGGGCCAGGAAGTGCAGCTCGGCCCCGTACGCGCAGTCGTTCATCAGCACGACGATCAGCGGGATGTCTTCCCGGCTCACCGTCTCCAGCTCGCTCATGGTCATGAGGAAGCCGCCGTCCCCGATCACCAGCACGGTGGGGACACGCGGGCGTCCCTTCGCCACGCCGAGCGCCGTGCCGAAGCCGAGCCCGATCGACGCGAACTCGCTCGTCATCTTCAGATGGCCGGGCGTGGGCACGGTGAGGTAGGGCAGGATGCCGAGGAAGTTTCCCGCGTCATAGACGACGTTGCGCTCCCGGGGCAACAGCCGGTCGAGCTCGACTCCGAGCGCCCGGGGATCCACGGTGCGGGGGGTGTGCGCCGCCTCGAAGTCCCGGGCGATGTCGAAGCCGGCGATGGTGGCCAGGTTCTCGGCAGTGTGAAAGGGCTTCTCGGAGCTGCGCCGGGCTGGCAGCGCGGCCAGCAGCTGCTCGGCCACCCGCCGGGCGTCGCCCACCACCGCCACGTCCGCCGTGGTCCACCGTCCGATGTGGGCGCGCACGGTATCGACCTGGATGATGGGGACCGGAGGCACGGAGGCCCCGAAGCTCATGGTGAGGAAGTTGAGCCCGGCGCCGAACACCAGCACGCAATCGGCCTGGTCCATCATGCGCCGTCCCATCGTGTGGGAGAACGATCCGAGAATGCCCAGGTTGTACGGATGGCCGTGGAACATGTCCTTGCCGCGGGCCGAGGTCATCAGCAGGGCGCCGATCTTCTCCGCCAGGTCCTGCAACGCCTCCTTCGCCCCCGCTCGATGAGCGCCGAGGCCGGCCACGATGACGGGACTCCGGCTCCGGCTCAGGAGCGCCGCGGCGGAGTCGATGGACTGCTGGCGGGCGGCCGCCGGCTCGCCGGCCGGGATGAGCCGCGCGGCGGCCGGCCCCCAGACCTCCACGTTCGCCATCTGGACGTTGGTGGGCAGGAGCAGCGCCGCCAGCGCTCCACGACTGGCGGCGGCCACCGCGTCGGCCAGGGTCTGGCGCGCGGTCGCCGCGCTGGCGGCCGTGAAGCAGGTGAGTCCCGCGGCCCCCAGGACGGCCTGCGCGTTGAAGCCCTTGTAGTCGGGGCCGATGCCGTTGACGGCGCCGCCCCCGACGGCGGCGTCGCCGTAGATCACCAGCACGCGCGAGCCCATGCGGCTGGCCGCCACGGCGGCGTGGAGCCCGTTCGCCGTCGCCGGCCCACGACCGATGACGGCCACGCCCAGCTCGCCGGTAGCGTAGGCATAGCCCTCGGCCATGGCGATGGCGTTGTTCTCGTGCCGCGCGCCGACGAACTTGACGCCGAGCCCGTCGAGGGTGACGGCGAAGACGGCCGTGTCGTCGCTGATGAGCCCGAACACGGTGCGCACGCCGAGCGCGTGGATGTCCTCGGCCAGGATCTGGAACACCGGCGCGATCCGACTGTCGTTCATCTTGGTCATGGGGAGCCCTCAGCCGTCGAGCGCCGCGACGGCTTCGATCTCGATGAGTGCGTCGGGGATGGCGAGGTTTCCGATCTGCACCAGCGTGCTGGCGGGCGGATTGGGCCCGAAGAACTCCGAGCGCACCTCGCCGTACGGCTCGCGATACCGGATGTCGGTGACGAAGACGGTGACCTTCACCACGTCGTCCATCTTGCCGCCGCCCGCCTCCACGATCATCTTGATCTGCTCGAAGATGCGGCGCGTCTGCGCCTTGATGTCGCCCTTGCCGAGGAGGTTGCCATCCTTGTCGAACGGCAGCTGGCCCGCGACGTAGATGTGGTTGCCCACGCGCCAGCCGAGCGTGTAGCGCGGGCGCTGATCCTTCATGCCGGGCGGAGCGATCGGAATGCGGGCCATGACGAGTCTCCTTTGTTGGGGGAAGCCGAGGGTCCCGACCCGCGCCGAGTCTAGCACCGGGCTGGCCTCGCCTCCACGCGACTGACGGTAGCATCCTGCAAATCCAGCCCCCGCACCACGAAGAACGAGGGTTGGCGGCCGATCAGCCGCTGACCCCTTTCGTTCGCCCGGACTTCACCCAGGAGACGGTTCGCCGGCGTGGGCGCCGCGCGGACGGCCGGTCCTACTACGTTGGACTCGGGGTCATCTCCGTCGGCGGCCGCCGCCTAATACCAGCCGAGATTGGCGACCGTCTTCGCGAAGAATGGCGCGATCTCCCCCAATCGCTCGAGTCCGGGGAAGTCGAATTCGAAGGCGGGTGCTCGGCAGAATATTGGCTTGACACGCCGGTTTGTCCGCGCCGTAGATGGGGGGCGACACGAGAACCCGCGGTCGGAGGCCAGTGCTGAGACTGCGTGTTCCGTCAACCCAGGGCCTTTATCCGGTCTACGCACACGCCACCGACAGCGATCCCCCGGGGTTTCGGCTCGAGGACTGCTCGACCCAGCGCAACCTGACCGAGGCAGGCCGCGAGCAGGCGCGGAAGATCGGCGAGGTCTTCCGCGCACGGGAAGTTCCTATCGCGCACGTGCCTTCCAGTCCAGTGTGCCGCTGCCTCGATACCGCCCGGCTCGCGTTCGGCCGCGCCGAGCCCTGGTGGCCGCTTCTCGGCGGACCGCGCGCGCCCGACCAGATTGCCGCACGCGTCCGCCAGATCCACGAGGTCCTCGGGACGGTGCCGGTCGGGGGTAACTTGATCCTCGTGACCCACTTCGTCACCGTTCAAGACGCCACCGGTGAACGGCCCCAGGAGGGCGAGCTGGTAGTCTTCACGCCGCGTGGCCACAGTCGATTCACCGCGGCCGGTTTGCTCGCTCCGGGAGGACTCCTATGCGATCCGCGCTTGCGCTCCTGCTGATGCGGCTCGTGCTCGGCCCAGCGGTCGCGCTCGCCCATCACGGCTGGACCGGCTACGACTCGAGGGAGGTGCTCACTCTCACGGGTACGATTCGCGCGGCGGGCTACGAGTACCCCCACGGGTTCGCCAAGCTCGAGACGCCGGGCAAGATGTGGCTCGTCGTCGTGCTGGCGCCGCCCTCGCGGGTGGAGAATCGCGGCCTGTTTGCCGCGGACCGCAATCAATAGGCTGGGGCGCTCATTGGTTCAGCCGCTCAGCGACCTGCTCCAGCCGGCCGCTCAAAGTGTTAACATCTTCCGGACGTATCCAACATCTGATCTGGCATGAACACTGCCCTCGATGAGAGGAGCGTTATTTGTAATGGGACCACGGCTCGTCGGGGTGATCAGTTTTGCTGTCGCTGCGTTGGGGCTCTTCCCAGCCAGCCACGCTTCTGACACGTGCGCCACGGAAGTGAGAGACGCACAGAGCGCGCTCGCGAGAGCCTTGAGAGGAAAACGGGACATAGAGCCGTCCCGGCTAGGTGAGGCGGAGGAACTTGTCCGTCATGCTGAGGCGGCGTGCCAACAAGGCGACGTGATCATGGCGAGCCGGAAGGCACAGGATGCTCTCGGCGTCCTGAATCGTCCGCCTGAATCCTGGAAAGGCCCAGGAGCCAGCGTGCCGCCATCCACAAGAACACCGGGCGCCGCGGGTCCGAGTGAACCAATGTTCATCGGCCCGACGGGCAAGACACAGACTGGAGAGTTCGGCGCCTCAGCTTGGATTGCGCCCACCACTCCGGTCGGTAGCGAGGTGGCGCGCGGGCAGC
This window harbors:
- a CDS encoding RidA family protein — encoded protein: MARIPIAPPGMKDQRPRYTLGWRVGNHIYVAGQLPFDKDGNLLGKGDIKAQTRRIFEQIKMIVEAGGGKMDDVVKVTVFVTDIRYREPYGEVRSEFFGPNPPASTLVQIGNLAIPDALIEIEAVAALDG
- a CDS encoding thiamine pyrophosphate-binding protein, with translation MTKMNDSRIAPVFQILAEDIHALGVRTVFGLISDDTAVFAVTLDGLGVKFVGARHENNAIAMAEGYAYATGELGVAVIGRGPATANGLHAAVAASRMGSRVLVIYGDAAVGGGAVNGIGPDYKGFNAQAVLGAAGLTCFTAASAATARQTLADAVAAASRGALAALLLPTNVQMANVEVWGPAAARLIPAGEPAAARQQSIDSAAALLSRSRSPVIVAGLGAHRAGAKEALQDLAEKIGALLMTSARGKDMFHGHPYNLGILGSFSHTMGRRMMDQADCVLVFGAGLNFLTMSFGASVPPVPIIQVDTVRAHIGRWTTADVAVVGDARRVAEQLLAALPARRSSEKPFHTAENLATIAGFDIARDFEAAHTPRTVDPRALGVELDRLLPRERNVVYDAGNFLGILPYLTVPTPGHLKMTSEFASIGLGFGTALGVAKGRPRVPTVLVIGDGGFLMTMSELETVSREDIPLIVVLMNDCAYGAELHFLALRKLPVGKSVFPDVEFAAVAEAFGFQAYTIRSLDDLRALGPVLGKPDGPILLDCKVNADIAAPFMGEFAEFEARQHG
- a CDS encoding histidine phosphatase family protein, whose amino-acid sequence is MLRLRVPSTQGLYPVYAHATDSDPPGFRLEDCSTQRNLTEAGREQARKIGEVFRAREVPIAHVPSSPVCRCLDTARLAFGRAEPWWPLLGGPRAPDQIAARVRQIHEVLGTVPVGGNLILVTHFVTVQDATGERPQEGELVVFTPRGHSRFTAAGLLAPGGLLCDPRLRSC